A section of the Pseudomonas sp. FP453 genome encodes:
- the waaC gene encoding lipopolysaccharide heptosyltransferase I — protein MRVLVIKTSSLGDVIHALPALTDAARAIPGIQFDWVVEEGFAEIPTWHPAVDKVIPVAIRRWRKNIWQTIKSGEWRRFKQRVQATKYDLVIDAQGLLKSAWLTRYVRAPVAGFDKNSAREPMAARFYSRRLAVARGQHAVERLRQLFAVALGYDLPKGLGDYGLSVEKLLGLPPKKPFVLLLHGTTWDTKHWPEAYWRELAERMGRLGVDVKLPWGNAAEKARADRLAHGLANAEVLPKLNLAGVARVLAGARACVAVDTGLGHLAAALDVPTISLFGPTNPGLTGAYGKGQIHLGSDFPCAPCLQKHCTYQPTADDLRRFDLKRESPLCFTRLNPERVASRLSTLLLAEELH, from the coding sequence TTGCGCGTCCTGGTAATCAAGACCTCATCCCTGGGCGACGTGATCCACGCCTTGCCGGCACTCACCGACGCTGCGCGGGCGATTCCCGGCATTCAGTTCGACTGGGTGGTGGAAGAAGGCTTCGCCGAGATTCCCACCTGGCACCCGGCGGTCGACAAGGTGATCCCGGTGGCGATTCGCCGCTGGCGCAAAAACATCTGGCAGACCATCAAGAGTGGCGAATGGCGGCGCTTCAAGCAGCGTGTCCAGGCGACCAAGTACGACCTGGTGATCGACGCCCAAGGCCTGCTGAAAAGCGCCTGGCTGACCCGCTACGTGCGTGCGCCCGTCGCCGGTTTCGACAAGAACTCGGCCCGCGAGCCGATGGCCGCACGCTTCTACTCCCGACGCCTGGCCGTGGCCCGTGGCCAACACGCGGTGGAGCGCCTGCGCCAACTGTTTGCCGTGGCCCTCGGTTATGACCTGCCCAAGGGCTTGGGTGACTACGGCCTGAGCGTCGAAAAGCTGCTCGGCCTGCCGCCGAAAAAACCCTTTGTCCTGCTGCTGCACGGCACCACCTGGGACACCAAGCACTGGCCTGAAGCCTACTGGCGCGAGCTGGCCGAACGCATGGGGCGCTTGGGGGTGGACGTGAAACTGCCATGGGGCAACGCCGCCGAAAAAGCCCGCGCCGACCGCCTGGCCCACGGCCTGGCGAACGCCGAAGTGCTGCCCAAGCTGAACCTGGCCGGCGTCGCCCGCGTGCTGGCTGGCGCCCGCGCCTGTGTGGCGGTGGACACCGGCCTCGGTCACCTGGCCGCCGCGCTGGACGTGCCGACCATTTCCCTGTTCGGCCCCACCAACCCGGGACTGACCGGCGCTTATGGCAAGGGTCAGATTCACCTGGGCAGCGACTTCCCCTGCGCGCCGTGCCTGCAAAAGCACTGTACCTATCAACCGACGGCCGACGACCTGCGTCGGTTCGACCTCAAGCGCGAGTCGCCCCTGTGCTTCACGCGCCTGAACCCTGAGCGTGTGGCCAGCCGACTGAGCACGTTGTTATTGGCTGAGGAGCTGCACTGA
- a CDS encoding lipopolysaccharide kinase InaA family protein, translating into MTDFLAAEDRALLERHGLATFDALWAKQLDAVDEPNTSRGGWSSVFRLELDGHGYYLKRQSNYLTRSLHRPFGEPSFSREFRNISRYRTLGIPALQAAFYGERKVAGEHRAMLLTRALDGWNDLDSLLDEWPQLSDAQHGAILLACGQLARRLHSVGQVHGCFYPKHIFLQATGDGYAAQLIDLEKTRPLLFGWRDRVKDLEPLLRRAPQWSDAQVRQLLAAYLDQPEDSALVATWYQRLSARRSHKENR; encoded by the coding sequence ATGACTGACTTCCTGGCGGCCGAGGACCGTGCGCTGCTGGAGCGCCACGGCCTGGCCACGTTTGACGCGCTGTGGGCCAAGCAGCTGGACGCGGTGGACGAGCCGAACACCAGCCGTGGCGGCTGGAGCAGCGTGTTTCGCCTGGAGCTCGACGGCCACGGCTACTACCTCAAGCGCCAGAGCAACTACCTGACGCGCAGCCTGCACCGGCCGTTTGGCGAACCGAGTTTCTCCCGCGAGTTCCGCAATATCAGCCGTTACCGCACGCTCGGCATCCCGGCGTTGCAGGCGGCGTTCTACGGCGAGCGCAAGGTGGCCGGTGAGCACCGCGCGATGCTGCTGACCCGCGCCCTCGACGGCTGGAATGACCTGGATTCACTGCTCGACGAGTGGCCACAACTGAGCGATGCCCAGCACGGCGCGATCCTGCTGGCGTGCGGGCAACTGGCGCGTCGGTTGCACAGCGTCGGCCAGGTGCACGGCTGTTTTTATCCCAAGCATATTTTCCTGCAGGCCACCGGTGACGGTTACGCCGCGCAGTTGATCGACCTCGAGAAAACCCGCCCGCTGCTGTTCGGCTGGCGTGATCGGGTCAAGGATTTGGAACCGTTGTTGCGTCGCGCACCACAATGGTCTGATGCGCAGGTGCGCCAACTGTTGGCGGCGTACCTCGATCAACCCGAGGACAGTGCGCTGGTCGCCACGTGGTACCAACGCCTGAGCGCCCGTCGTAGCCACAAGGAAAACCGTTGA
- the rfaP gene encoding lipopolysaccharide core heptose(I) kinase RfaP, whose protein sequence is MKLILAEPFKTLWAGRDAFAEVEKLQGEVFRELAARRTLRTVVEGRPYFVKIHRGIGWGEIFKNLITAKLPVLGAGLEWAAIHRLQALGVPTMTGVAFGEKGSNPADQHSFIITEELAPTVSLEDLTVNWVAEPPAPALRHALTAELARMVGDMHRGGVNHRDCYLCHFLLDTAQPIDAKSIKLSVIDLHRAQLRNHLPLRWRDKDLSALYYSALDIGLTRRDKLRFLKGYFRQPLRQILAEQSASLSLMQRKADKLYARKQRYGDAI, encoded by the coding sequence ATGAAGTTGATTCTTGCCGAACCGTTCAAGACGTTATGGGCCGGGCGTGATGCCTTCGCTGAAGTCGAGAAACTGCAAGGCGAAGTATTCCGTGAGCTGGCGGCGCGGCGCACATTGCGCACCGTCGTCGAAGGCCGTCCGTATTTCGTGAAGATCCACCGTGGCATCGGCTGGGGCGAGATCTTCAAGAACCTGATCACCGCCAAGCTGCCGGTACTCGGCGCGGGCCTGGAGTGGGCGGCGATCCATCGCCTGCAAGCCCTCGGCGTGCCGACCATGACCGGTGTGGCGTTTGGCGAAAAGGGCAGCAACCCGGCGGACCAGCACTCGTTCATCATCACCGAAGAGCTGGCGCCCACCGTCAGCCTCGAAGACCTGACCGTCAACTGGGTCGCCGAACCGCCGGCGCCGGCATTGCGCCATGCACTCACCGCCGAGCTGGCGCGCATGGTCGGCGATATGCACCGTGGCGGCGTGAACCATCGCGACTGCTACCTGTGCCACTTCCTGCTGGACACTGCGCAGCCCATCGATGCGAAAAGCATCAAGCTGTCGGTAATCGACCTGCACCGCGCCCAATTGCGTAACCATCTGCCGCTGCGCTGGCGCGACAAGGACCTGTCCGCGCTGTACTACTCGGCGCTGGACATCGGCCTGACCCGGCGCGACAAGCTGCGGTTCCTCAAGGGCTACTTCCGCCAGCCGCTGCGCCAGATCCTCGCCGAGCAATCGGCGTCCCTGAGCCTGATGCAGCGCAAGGCCGACAAGCTCTACGCACGCAAGCAACGATACGGGGATGCGATCTGA
- the waaF gene encoding lipopolysaccharide heptosyltransferase II, with protein sequence MNILIVGPSWVGDMVMAQTLFQCLKQRHPDCQIDVLAPEWSRPILERMPEVRAALSFPLGHGALELATRRRIGKSLAGRYDQAILLPNSLKSALVPYFAGIPKRTGWRGEFRYVLLNDVRTLDKARYPLMIERFMALAYEPGAELPKPYPRPSLQIDPVSRDAALAKFGLSLDRPVLALCPGAEFGESKRWPSEHYAKVAEAKIREGWQVWLFGSKKDHPVGEDIRQRLIPGLREEAVNLSGDTSLAEAIDLLSCADAVVSNDSGLMHVAAALNRPLVAVYGSTSPGFTPPLADKVEVVRLGLDCSPCFERTCRFGHYNCMRQLLPQPVNEALQRLQGAAVEVR encoded by the coding sequence ATGAATATTCTGATCGTTGGGCCCAGTTGGGTCGGTGACATGGTGATGGCGCAGACACTGTTCCAGTGCCTGAAACAACGTCATCCCGACTGCCAGATCGACGTGCTCGCCCCTGAGTGGAGCCGCCCGATCCTCGAACGCATGCCCGAAGTGCGCGCGGCCTTGAGCTTTCCGCTCGGCCACGGCGCCCTGGAGCTGGCGACCCGTCGGCGCATCGGCAAATCCCTGGCCGGCCGGTACGACCAGGCGATCCTGCTGCCCAACTCGCTGAAATCGGCGCTGGTGCCGTATTTCGCCGGCATTCCCAAGCGCACCGGCTGGCGCGGCGAATTCCGCTACGTGCTGCTCAATGACGTGCGCACGCTGGACAAGGCGCGCTACCCGTTGATGATCGAACGTTTCATGGCCCTGGCTTACGAGCCGGGGGCCGAGTTGCCCAAGCCGTACCCGCGCCCGAGCCTGCAGATCGACCCGGTGAGCCGCGATGCCGCCCTGGCCAAGTTCGGCCTGAGCCTGGATCGCCCGGTCCTGGCCCTGTGCCCTGGCGCCGAGTTTGGCGAGTCCAAGCGCTGGCCGTCGGAGCACTACGCCAAGGTCGCCGAGGCAAAAATCCGCGAAGGCTGGCAGGTGTGGCTGTTTGGTTCGAAGAAGGATCACCCGGTGGGCGAAGACATTCGCCAGCGCCTGATCCCCGGCCTGCGCGAAGAAGCGGTGAACCTCAGCGGCGACACCTCGCTGGCCGAGGCCATCGACCTGCTGTCCTGCGCCGATGCGGTGGTGTCCAACGACTCCGGCCTGATGCACGTCGCGGCGGCGCTGAACCGCCCGTTGGTGGCGGTGTACGGCTCCACGTCGCCGGGTTTCACCCCGCCGCTGGCCGACAAGGTCGAAGTGGTGCGCCTGGGTCTGGATTGCAGCCCGTGTTTTGAACGCACCTGCCGTTTCGGCCACTACAACTGCATGCGCCAGTTGCTGCCGCAGCCGGTCAACGAAGCCTTGCAGCGCTTGCAAGGCGCTGCGGTCGAGGTCCGATAG
- a CDS encoding TonB-dependent receptor, with the protein MAGMLGFCSAAMGDDSPLVLDPSVVTGSRSASPTFDLPYSVDAISREQISDGQLGINASEVLSRVPGLVVQNRQNYAQDLQISSRGFGARSAFGVRGLKLIADGIPASTPDGQGQAATFNLDTAERIEVLRGPAATLYGSNAGGVIQMFSRDGEGPPRIGAETLVGSDGMSKNHLTAEGAADGAGFVLDASRMDTDGYRDHSSARRDQTFAKLNFQPDDDSKLALIYSSLEQNGTQDPLGQTWEAYKADPRSVAAGALTYNTRKSIDHQQLGMNYERYIGDATLQVNAYTGRRSVIQYLSIPKGTPANERGGGVVQFDRKFYGGSVRWMQPIESAPGELMIITGLDFDQSEDSRHGYQNYSGTTLGVKGQLRRDEIDTARSLDPYIQANWALGNWTLQAGVRHSTMELDVDDQYLSNGDASGNKTYQKNTPSMSVMYAFTPQLHGYVSAGKGFETPTQAELAYAPGNVEGFNFGLKPSESTQYEMGLKAQLNNTRINAAVFQITTEDELVVSQSLQGRTSYQNAGRTLRRGFELGIESQLSEHWSTNLAYTRLQATYDSDFSNSGKAIEKGNYLPGVPQTTLFAELNWKPRDWVSTAIEGMYRSKVYVEDTNSQRAAPAYSVFNWRARFEQKVEHWTFHQTLRLDNLLDRQYVGSVIVGDSNNRYYEAAPGRSWYAGAGAEYTF; encoded by the coding sequence ATGGCCGGCATGCTCGGTTTTTGCAGCGCGGCAATGGGCGACGATTCGCCGCTGGTGCTCGATCCCAGCGTCGTCACCGGCTCGCGTAGCGCCAGCCCGACGTTTGACCTGCCGTACTCGGTGGACGCCATCAGCCGCGAGCAGATCAGCGATGGCCAGCTCGGTATCAATGCTTCCGAAGTGCTGTCCCGCGTCCCCGGCCTGGTGGTGCAGAACCGCCAGAACTATGCCCAGGACCTGCAAATCTCGTCCCGTGGCTTCGGCGCCCGCTCGGCGTTTGGCGTGCGCGGCCTCAAGCTGATCGCCGACGGCATCCCCGCCAGCACCCCGGACGGCCAGGGCCAGGCGGCCACGTTCAACCTCGACACCGCCGAGCGCATCGAAGTGCTGCGCGGCCCGGCGGCCACCCTGTACGGCAGCAATGCCGGCGGCGTGATCCAGATGTTCTCCCGCGACGGCGAAGGCCCGCCGCGCATCGGCGCCGAGACCCTGGTGGGCAGCGACGGCATGAGCAAGAACCACCTGACCGCCGAAGGCGCCGCCGACGGCGCGGGTTTCGTGCTCGACGCCTCGCGCATGGACACCGACGGCTACCGCGACCACAGCAGCGCACGGCGCGACCAGACGTTTGCCAAGCTCAACTTCCAGCCGGATGACGACAGCAAGCTGGCGCTGATCTACAGCAGCCTGGAGCAGAACGGGACGCAGGATCCGTTGGGGCAGACGTGGGAGGCGTACAAGGCAGATCCGCGTTCGGTGGCGGCCGGGGCGCTGACGTACAACACGCGTAAAAGCATTGATCATCAGCAATTGGGGATGAATTACGAGCGGTACATCGGCGATGCGACCTTGCAGGTGAATGCGTATACGGGGCGGCGGAGTGTGATTCAGTACCTGTCGATCCCCAAAGGCACACCAGCCAACGAGCGCGGCGGTGGCGTCGTGCAATTCGACCGCAAGTTCTACGGCGGCAGCGTGCGCTGGATGCAGCCCATCGAGAGTGCACCGGGCGAGCTGATGATCATCACCGGCCTGGACTTCGATCAAAGCGAAGACAGCCGGCATGGCTATCAGAACTACAGCGGCACGACCCTCGGTGTAAAAGGCCAGCTACGTCGTGATGAAATCGACACCGCGCGTAGCCTTGATCCCTATATTCAAGCCAACTGGGCCTTGGGCAACTGGACCCTGCAAGCCGGCGTGCGCCATAGCACCATGGAGCTGGACGTTGACGATCAGTACCTGAGTAACGGTGACGCCAGCGGCAACAAGACCTATCAGAAAAACACCCCGTCGATGAGCGTGATGTACGCTTTCACGCCGCAGTTGCACGGCTACGTCAGCGCAGGCAAAGGCTTTGAAACGCCTACCCAGGCTGAATTGGCCTACGCGCCGGGGAATGTCGAAGGCTTCAACTTCGGCCTTAAACCGTCTGAAAGCACTCAATATGAAATGGGCCTGAAGGCGCAGCTGAACAACACACGGATCAACGCGGCGGTATTCCAGATCACCACAGAAGATGAGCTGGTGGTCAGCCAATCGCTCCAGGGTCGCACCAGCTACCAAAACGCCGGCCGCACCCTGCGCCGCGGCTTCGAACTCGGCATCGAAAGCCAACTCAGCGAACACTGGAGCACCAACCTCGCCTACACCCGCCTGCAAGCCACCTACGACAGTGACTTCAGCAACAGCGGAAAGGCTATCGAAAAGGGCAACTACCTCCCCGGCGTCCCACAAACCACCCTGTTCGCCGAACTCAACTGGAAGCCCCGCGACTGGGTCAGCACCGCGATCGAAGGCATGTACCGCAGCAAGGTCTACGTCGAAGACACCAACAGCCAGCGCGCCGCGCCGGCCTACAGCGTCTTCAACTGGCGCGCACGCTTTGAACAGAAGGTCGAACACTGGACCTTCCACCAGACCCTGCGCCTGGACAACCTGCTGGACCGCCAGTACGTCGGCTCGGTGATCGTCGGCGACAGCAACAACCGCTACTACGAAGCCGCCCCCGGCCGCTCGTGGTACGCCGGTGCCGGCGCCGAATACACGTTCTAA
- a CDS encoding glycosyltransferase family 4 protein — protein MQLAFVLYKYFPFGGLQRDFMRIALECQQRGHQIRVYTLIWEGDIPPGFEVLVAPVKAFFNHRRNEKLSAWMAADLAKRPVDRLIGFNKMPGLDVYYAADGCFEDKAQNLRHSLYRYFGRYKHFAEYERAVFAKDAKTEVLMISEVQQPLFIKHYDTPLERFHLLPPGIAQDRRAPPNAAEIREGFRKEFNLADDDLLLVQIGSGFKTKGVDRSLKAVAALPAELKKRTRLFVIGQDDPKVFQLQSATLGLGDNVQFLKGRSDIPRFLLGADLLIHPAYNENTGTVLLEALVAGLPVLVSAVCGYAHYIAEADCGKVLDEPFEQTQLNRYLAQMLSDTAQRAAWGRNGLAFAETADLYSMPQHAADVILAEPKR, from the coding sequence ATGCAACTGGCTTTCGTTTTGTACAAATACTTCCCCTTCGGTGGCTTGCAGCGCGACTTCATGCGCATCGCCCTGGAGTGCCAGCAGCGCGGCCACCAGATCCGCGTGTACACGCTGATCTGGGAGGGCGACATCCCGCCCGGCTTCGAAGTGCTGGTGGCGCCGGTCAAGGCGTTCTTCAACCATCGGCGCAACGAAAAGCTCAGCGCCTGGATGGCCGCCGACCTGGCCAAGCGCCCGGTGGATCGCCTGATCGGCTTCAACAAAATGCCCGGCCTGGACGTGTACTACGCCGCCGACGGCTGCTTTGAAGACAAGGCACAAAACCTGCGCCATTCGCTGTACCGCTACTTTGGCCGCTACAAGCACTTCGCCGAGTACGAGCGCGCGGTGTTTGCCAAGGACGCGAAGACTGAAGTCCTGATGATTTCCGAAGTGCAGCAGCCGCTGTTCATCAAGCATTACGACACGCCGCTGGAACGCTTCCACCTGCTGCCGCCGGGCATCGCCCAGGACCGTCGCGCACCGCCGAATGCGGCTGAAATTCGCGAAGGTTTCCGCAAGGAGTTCAACCTCGCTGACGACGACCTGCTGCTGGTGCAAATCGGCTCCGGCTTCAAGACCAAGGGCGTCGACCGCAGCCTCAAGGCCGTGGCCGCGCTGCCGGCGGAGCTGAAAAAACGCACGCGCCTGTTTGTAATCGGCCAGGACGACCCCAAGGTATTCCAACTGCAAAGCGCCACGCTGGGCTTGGGGGACAACGTACAGTTCCTCAAGGGTCGCAGTGATATCCCGCGCTTCCTGCTGGGCGCCGACCTGTTGATCCACCCGGCGTACAACGAAAACACCGGCACCGTGTTGCTCGAAGCCCTGGTGGCCGGGTTGCCGGTGCTGGTCTCGGCAGTGTGTGGTTATGCCCACTACATCGCTGAGGCCGACTGCGGCAAAGTGCTGGATGAGCCGTTCGAACAAACGCAGCTCAACAGGTACCTGGCGCAAATGCTCAGCGACACTGCACAGCGCGCGGCCTGGGGCCGCAATGGGTTGGCCTTCGCCGAGACGGCCGACCTCTACAGCATGCCGCAGCACGCTGCGGATGTGATTCTGGCGGAGCCGAAACGATGA
- a CDS encoding lipopolysaccharide kinase InaA family protein, which yields MAGWNLEPAYANLADDFGSLEAVFALQGEQLTHDPLSEVIRVERGGVNYYVKRYTGAGKGLRRYLGKPRVKSEWQNLKRFAKWGIPTADVVAWGLERKGLAYDRGAMITRELPRTEDLSVLADRDDARLHDPKWVDAVSRQLAEYTRTMHDHNFTHNDLKWRNLLIDDQQTLYLIDCPNGAFWRGFWLKYRITKDLACLDKVAKYHLSATQRLRFYMQYRQRRHLSASDKQRIRHVVKFFEGRE from the coding sequence ATGGCGGGTTGGAACCTGGAACCGGCCTACGCCAACCTGGCGGATGATTTTGGCAGCCTTGAGGCGGTGTTCGCGCTGCAAGGCGAGCAGTTGACCCACGACCCGCTGTCGGAAGTGATCCGCGTCGAGCGCGGCGGGGTCAATTACTACGTCAAGCGCTACACCGGCGCCGGCAAGGGCTTGCGCCGTTACCTGGGCAAGCCACGGGTCAAGTCCGAATGGCAGAACCTCAAGCGCTTCGCCAAGTGGGGCATTCCCACCGCCGACGTGGTTGCCTGGGGGCTGGAGCGCAAAGGCCTGGCGTATGACCGTGGCGCGATGATCACCCGTGAGTTGCCACGCACCGAAGACCTGTCGGTGCTCGCCGACCGCGACGACGCGCGCCTGCACGATCCCAAATGGGTCGATGCGGTCAGCCGTCAGCTCGCCGAATACACGCGCACCATGCATGACCACAACTTCACCCATAACGACTTGAAGTGGCGCAACCTGCTGATCGACGATCAGCAGACCCTGTACCTGATCGACTGCCCCAACGGCGCTTTCTGGCGCGGGTTCTGGCTCAAGTACCGCATCACCAAGGACCTGGCCTGTCTCGACAAGGTGGCCAAGTATCACTTGTCGGCCACCCAGCGCCTGCGTTTCTACATGCAATACCGTCAGCGCCGGCACCTGAGTGCGTCGGACAAACAGCGGATTCGCCACGTGGTGAAGTTTTTTGAGGGGCGCGAATGA
- a CDS encoding DUF3800 domain-containing protein has product MADEITSSPQFLLFESESEAECAAEVAAAKPPRGEFSDFIVYVDESGDHGMQSLDANYPMFVLAFCVFHKRHYCEKVIPALQKFKFNHMGHDLVGLHELEIRKEKGAFSNMFVSRQHKHAFLEELTSIIESSNFVLISCVIDKATLREQQGPTHNPYHLALGFCLETLYEFLQEKNHHGALTHVIFERRGRKEDNELELEFRRMCDGANRLGIRLPFDIVFATKQVNSTGLQLADLVARSVGMSVLRPGQENRAFDVLTRKFYCSGGRSKVGEGFENWGLKIFPASESEKPR; this is encoded by the coding sequence ATGGCAGATGAAATAACAAGCTCCCCGCAGTTCCTGCTCTTTGAAAGCGAGAGTGAGGCAGAGTGCGCCGCAGAGGTCGCGGCGGCGAAACCTCCAAGGGGGGAGTTCAGCGATTTCATTGTTTATGTGGATGAAAGTGGCGATCACGGGATGCAGTCACTGGACGCCAACTACCCGATGTTTGTTCTGGCGTTCTGTGTTTTCCATAAGCGGCATTACTGTGAAAAGGTCATCCCGGCTCTTCAGAAGTTCAAATTCAACCATATGGGGCATGACTTGGTTGGCCTGCATGAGCTGGAGATTCGAAAGGAAAAAGGCGCGTTTTCGAACATGTTTGTCTCTCGCCAGCACAAGCATGCTTTCCTTGAAGAGCTGACAAGCATTATTGAGTCGAGCAACTTTGTGTTGATCAGTTGCGTGATTGATAAAGCGACTCTTCGCGAACAGCAAGGCCCGACTCATAACCCTTACCATCTGGCGTTGGGTTTCTGTCTTGAAACCCTTTATGAGTTTCTCCAAGAGAAAAACCATCACGGCGCGCTGACGCATGTGATTTTCGAGCGTCGAGGTCGTAAAGAGGATAACGAACTTGAACTGGAGTTTCGTCGGATGTGTGACGGAGCCAATCGTCTAGGTATTCGCTTGCCGTTTGACATTGTATTCGCGACCAAACAGGTCAACTCGACGGGCTTGCAGCTTGCGGATCTTGTTGCGCGGTCCGTCGGCATGAGCGTTCTGCGGCCGGGTCAGGAAAATCGAGCGTTTGACGTACTCACGCGCAAGTTCTATTGCAGTGGAGGGCGGAGCAAGGTCGGAGAGGGTTTTGAAAATTGGGGGCTGAAGATTTTCCCCGCGTCAGAAAGCGAAAAGCCCCGGTGA
- a CDS encoding lipopolysaccharide kinase InaA family protein translates to MRLSELKTAGRTPTLPLTIELADAAGPGQLQLLSLLRVLPGERYVGAAVWRGRPVLAKLLVGSKAARHFQRELSGVRLLAEQGLTTPQLLADGLQDGEGGWLLFDFIDGAQSLADAWHAVEGLPPLADEQTAVLAEALGAIAQMHAKGLWQEDLHLDNLLRRDGKLYLIDGAGIRVEEAGKPLSRSRVLENLGVFFAQLPKNLAPFTEELLVYYLLSNGEHALPLEALEKQVRKVSAWRLKDFLSKVGRECTLFSVLRGPFALRAIRRDEEAAMLPVLAQADALLDQGHLFKTGGAATVAKVDVAGRPLVIKRYNIKGFAHWLKRFWRPSRAWHSWREGNRLAFLGIATPKPLAVLEKRFFWLRSRAYLITEHLAGPDIIERFAPYVEQGDAPENELLALDHLFAELIRERISHGDFKGHNLFWDTDRWSLIDLDAMRQHSSDASFAQAYAKDRARFMRNWAQDSALYKLIDQRLPKQV, encoded by the coding sequence ATGCGTTTGTCCGAGCTGAAAACTGCCGGCCGTACTCCCACGTTGCCACTGACGATCGAGTTGGCCGATGCGGCGGGTCCTGGCCAATTGCAACTGCTCAGCCTGTTGCGCGTGTTGCCGGGTGAGCGTTATGTCGGCGCAGCGGTATGGCGCGGGCGCCCGGTGCTGGCCAAGTTGTTGGTGGGCAGCAAGGCGGCGCGGCATTTTCAGCGTGAACTGAGCGGCGTGCGCCTGCTGGCCGAACAGGGCCTGACCACGCCGCAACTGCTGGCCGATGGCTTGCAGGATGGTGAGGGCGGCTGGCTGCTGTTCGACTTTATTGACGGTGCGCAAAGCCTGGCGGATGCCTGGCACGCCGTCGAAGGTTTGCCGCCGCTGGCCGACGAACAAACCGCCGTGCTCGCCGAAGCGCTGGGCGCGATCGCGCAGATGCACGCCAAGGGCTTGTGGCAGGAAGACCTGCACCTGGACAACCTGCTGCGCCGGGACGGCAAGCTGTATTTGATCGACGGCGCGGGGATTCGCGTCGAGGAGGCGGGCAAGCCGCTGTCACGCAGCCGCGTGCTGGAGAACCTCGGGGTGTTTTTCGCCCAGTTGCCGAAAAACCTCGCACCGTTCACCGAGGAGTTGCTGGTGTACTACCTGCTGAGCAACGGCGAACACGCCTTGCCGCTGGAGGCCCTGGAAAAACAGGTGCGCAAGGTCAGTGCGTGGCGATTGAAGGACTTCTTGAGCAAGGTTGGCCGCGAGTGCACGCTGTTCAGCGTGTTGCGCGGGCCGTTTGCCTTGCGTGCGATCCGCCGCGACGAAGAAGCGGCGATGCTGCCGGTACTGGCGCAGGCCGATGCCTTGCTCGACCAGGGGCATCTGTTCAAGACGGGCGGCGCGGCCACGGTGGCCAAGGTCGACGTGGCAGGCCGCCCGCTGGTGATCAAGCGCTACAACATCAAGGGCTTCGCCCATTGGCTCAAGCGCTTCTGGCGCCCGAGCCGGGCCTGGCATTCCTGGCGCGAAGGCAATCGCCTGGCATTCCTCGGCATCGCCACCCCCAAGCCGCTGGCGGTGCTGGAAAAGCGTTTTTTCTGGCTGCGCAGCCGGGCCTACCTGATCACCGAGCACCTGGCAGGACCGGACATCATCGAGCGTTTTGCGCCTTACGTTGAACAGGGCGATGCGCCGGAAAACGAACTGCTGGCCCTCGACCACCTGTTCGCCGAACTGATCCGCGAGCGCATCAGCCATGGCGACTTCAAGGGCCACAACCTGTTCTGGGACACGGACCGCTGGTCGCTGATCGACCTGGATGCCATGCGCCAACACAGCAGCGACGCCAGCTTCGCTCAGGCGTACGCCAAGGATCGTGCGCGGTTTATGCGTAATTGGGCGCAGGACTCGGCGTTGTACAAGCTGATTGATCAGCGGTTGCCCAAGCAGGTCTGA